GGCCACGCGTGATCGTGCTCGGCTGCCTGGCAGAACGTTCACCGGAGCAGGTGAGGCGGATAGAAGGTGTCGGGGAAGTCTGGAGCAACGAGAAGAAGCAGGCCGAGATCGCGGGCATTGACCCGGCGCCGGTCCGTAGCCGGGCGATACTCAAGGTCCAGGACGGATGCGACCGGCGCTGTTCCTACTGCGTTGTTTCCGGGCTGCGCGGCGAGCCGCGCTCAGTGCCGGCTTCCGACGTACGCAAGCAGTTTGAGCAATTGCTGGCCAGGGGCTTTCACGAGGTGGTGTTGACCGGGCTCAACCTTGGTACGTACCATGACGGCGACACGACTCTTGCCGGACTGCTGGACAGGCTGCTAGAAGTGTGCCGCGATGCGCGCATCAGGCTGGCGTCCGTCGAACCGGACACGTTCGATGACGATCTCGTGAGTGCTATTGCCGATAGCCGGGTCTGTCCGCACTTTCACATTCCTTTGCAGTCGGGAGACGATGCCGTGCTGGCGGGGATGAACCGGAGGTACGGAACGGCCGAATTTGGACGGCTGGTTGAGCGCATTATCAGAATCAGACCCGACGTGAACATCGGGATGGACGTGATCGTCGGGTATCCCGGCGAGACGGAGGAGTCGTTTCGGCGGACCCGCGATTACCTTGCCCGGATTCCGGTTTGCTATCTGCACGTCTTTCCCTTTTCGCCCCGGCCCGGAACCGAGCAGGGGAGCGACGAACCCGTGCGATCGCAGGTCGCGCGCGAGCGGGTCGCGGAACTCCGAGTCTTCTCCGACCGCCGCCGGAAAGAGTACCAGGCGCGATTCGTAGGGACAGCCCGGCCGTCGATTGTCGAGACGACCCGCACCGCGTTGACCGACAACTATCTGCGACTGGGATTGACGCGCGCCGGGCGATTCGAACCGAAAGCACTCGTCAGCCTGCTCATCGGGCAGGAAGACGCGGCCCTGACCGGCGGCCCGTGTTGACAAGCGCCTGTCATCGCCCTAAGCTGCTTTCTGGTGAGCGACGACACAACCAATGACAGCCTGAGTAGAGGAGGAGTCTCGTGAGAACAATCCGGCTGGCAATCATCCTCGGCCTAGCGGCTTCAGGACCGCTTCTGACGGCCAAGGAATTCCGGATCGGCTATGTTGACTACGACCAGGTTATCGCCAAGTACCAGGCCGCGGTTGATGCGAAGAGCGAAATGGACACAGTGCGCCTGAGTTTCGAGGCACAGGCCGAGTCACTCCAGGGCGAGTGGGAGCAGTCGAAGGCCGAGTACGAGTCCCAGCAG
Above is a genomic segment from candidate division WOR-3 bacterium containing:
- a CDS encoding radical SAM protein; this encodes MKQPTAVILTAGCRLNQSESDALRHRLMLQGVAVVESPEEADTVYVNTCTVTGQADRSSNQLVRRACRTEHRPRVIVLGCLAERSPEQVRRIEGVGEVWSNEKKQAEIAGIDPAPVRSRAILKVQDGCDRRCSYCVVSGLRGEPRSVPASDVRKQFEQLLARGFHEVVLTGLNLGTYHDGDTTLAGLLDRLLEVCRDARIRLASVEPDTFDDDLVSAIADSRVCPHFHIPLQSGDDAVLAGMNRRYGTAEFGRLVERIIRIRPDVNIGMDVIVGYPGETEESFRRTRDYLARIPVCYLHVFPFSPRPGTEQGSDEPVRSQVARERVAELRVFSDRRRKEYQARFVGTARPSIVETTRTALTDNYLRLGLTRAGRFEPKALVSLLIGQEDAALTGGPC